A single Altererythrobacter sp. BO-6 DNA region contains:
- a CDS encoding SDR family NAD(P)-dependent oxidoreductase, with protein sequence MSAFTPRTAVITGGASGIGFAIARELAGQGITVMLADLPGDRLDRAAGMIEGALTQPCDVGDLAQVEALAEAAFERLGEVHLVLNNAGVGGPNGRLWEVGPEAARAHFDVNFWGVWHGCRAFAPRLIEQAAPSAIYNTGSENSLFCAVPRSAAYIAAKHAVLGLTESLREDLPSHVHAGTIIPGWVFTDIGPEQFMKPGMPAEDYARIVVPQLLARRRFVVSHGYNTVRIAERMDELAASYAEYALPPDEDAKHDVRLVMDALRQAQE encoded by the coding sequence CCGCGGTGATTACCGGCGGGGCGAGCGGGATCGGCTTTGCGATTGCGCGCGAACTGGCGGGGCAGGGCATCACGGTGATGCTGGCGGACCTGCCGGGCGACCGGCTCGATCGGGCGGCAGGCATGATCGAAGGCGCGCTGACGCAGCCGTGCGACGTGGGCGATCTGGCGCAGGTCGAGGCGCTGGCAGAGGCCGCGTTTGAGCGGCTGGGCGAAGTGCACCTGGTGCTTAACAACGCCGGGGTCGGCGGCCCCAATGGCAGACTGTGGGAAGTAGGTCCCGAAGCCGCCCGCGCGCATTTCGACGTGAATTTCTGGGGCGTATGGCACGGCTGCCGCGCCTTCGCGCCGCGCCTGATCGAGCAGGCGGCACCGAGCGCGATCTACAACACCGGCAGCGAGAACAGCCTGTTTTGCGCGGTGCCGCGCTCGGCCGCTTATATCGCCGCCAAGCACGCGGTGCTGGGCCTGACCGAAAGCCTGCGCGAAGACCTGCCGTCGCATGTCCACGCCGGCACGATCATCCCCGGCTGGGTGTTCACCGATATCGGCCCCGAACAGTTCATGAAGCCGGGCATGCCGGCGGAAGACTATGCCCGGATCGTCGTGCCGCAGCTGCTGGCGCGGCGCCGCTTCGTGGTCAGCCATGGCTACAACACGGTGCGGATTGCCGAGCGGATGGACGAGCTGGCCGCAAGCTATGCCGAATATGCGCTGCCGCCTGATGAGGACGCCAAGCACGATGTGCGGCTGGTGATGGACGCGCTGCGGCAGGCGCAGGAATGA